In a single window of the Streptomyces sp. NBC_00353 genome:
- a CDS encoding N-acetylneuraminate synthase family protein, protein MSTSRLRTLGTRTAGPGQSVYITGEIGINHNGDLDNALALIDVAAEAGCDAVKFQKRTPEICTPRDQWDIERDTPWGRMTYIDYRHRVEFGEAEYQAISDHCAKRGIDWFASPWDTEAVAFLEKFDVPAHKVASASLTDDELLRSLRATGRTIILSTGMSTPRQIRHAVEVLGSDNILLCHATSTYPAKAEELNLRVINTLQQEYPNVPIGYSGHETGLQTTLAAVALGAAFVERHITLDRAMWGSDQAASVEPQGLTRLVRDIRTIEASLGDGVKKVYESELGPMKKLRRVAGVVAENTEAAPAAEPAAV, encoded by the coding sequence ATGAGCACCTCCCGCCTGCGCACCCTCGGCACCCGCACCGCCGGCCCCGGTCAGTCCGTCTACATCACCGGCGAGATCGGCATCAACCACAACGGTGACCTCGACAACGCCCTCGCGCTGATCGACGTGGCCGCCGAAGCCGGCTGTGACGCCGTCAAGTTCCAGAAGCGCACCCCGGAGATCTGCACGCCGCGCGACCAGTGGGACATCGAGCGCGACACCCCGTGGGGCCGGATGACGTACATCGACTACCGCCACCGCGTCGAGTTCGGCGAGGCCGAGTACCAGGCCATCTCCGACCACTGCGCCAAGCGCGGCATCGACTGGTTCGCCTCCCCGTGGGACACCGAGGCCGTCGCCTTCCTGGAGAAGTTCGACGTCCCCGCCCACAAGGTCGCCTCGGCCTCGCTGACCGACGACGAGCTGCTCCGCTCGCTGCGTGCCACCGGCCGCACGATCATCCTCTCCACCGGCATGTCGACGCCGCGCCAGATCCGGCACGCGGTCGAGGTCCTCGGCAGCGACAACATCCTGCTCTGCCACGCCACTTCGACGTACCCCGCGAAGGCGGAGGAGCTGAACCTGCGCGTCATCAACACCCTCCAGCAGGAGTACCCGAACGTCCCGATCGGCTACAGCGGCCACGAGACCGGCCTCCAGACGACCCTCGCCGCCGTCGCCCTCGGCGCCGCGTTCGTCGAGCGTCACATCACCCTCGACCGCGCCATGTGGGGCTCCGACCAGGCCGCCTCGGTCGAGCCGCAGGGCCTCACCCGCCTCGTCCGCGACATCCGCACCATCGAGGCCTCCCTCGGTGACGGCGTCAAGAAGGTGTACGAGTCCGAGCTCGGCCCGATGAAGAAGCTCCGCCGGGTCGCGGGCGTCGTCGCCGAGAACACCGAGGCGGCCCCGGCCGCCGAGCCGGCCGCGGTCTGA
- a CDS encoding acylneuraminate cytidylyltransferase: MTPTPTVLAVIPARGGSKGVPAKNIAQVGGIPLVARAVQACLGSSEVTDVVVTTDDTAIAAAARAAGDALGASGRLHCVQRPAAIAGDRSSSEDAVLHALDAYEAMHGRTVDVVLLVQCTSPFITREDIDGVAAAVAREGADTAVTVAPFHGFIWRDGTAVEDHAYGVNHDKGVRQMRQDRPEDLLETGAAYAMNVAGFRTHRHRFFGDTALVRTDPARVLEIDDPHDLARARALAPLLDPSPLPTRDDIDAVVLDFDGTQTDDRVLIDADGREIVAVHRGDGLGIAALRKSGLDLLILSTEQNPVVAARANKLRIPVLHGIDRKDLALKQWCDEQGIAPERVLYVGNDVNDLPCFALAGWPVAVASAHDSVRAAARAVTTTPGGFGAIREIAAWLLGPSLTNHRSTPTNNTTK, encoded by the coding sequence ATGACCCCGACCCCGACCGTGCTCGCCGTGATCCCCGCCCGCGGCGGATCCAAGGGCGTCCCGGCCAAGAACATCGCCCAGGTCGGCGGCATACCGCTGGTCGCCCGCGCGGTGCAGGCCTGTCTCGGATCGAGCGAGGTCACCGACGTCGTCGTGACGACCGACGACACGGCCATCGCCGCCGCCGCACGGGCCGCGGGCGACGCGCTGGGGGCCTCCGGACGGCTGCACTGCGTGCAGCGTCCCGCCGCCATCGCGGGCGACAGGTCGAGCAGCGAGGACGCGGTGCTGCACGCCCTCGACGCGTACGAGGCGATGCACGGCCGCACCGTCGACGTGGTGCTGCTGGTCCAGTGCACCAGCCCGTTCATCACTCGCGAGGACATCGACGGGGTGGCCGCAGCGGTCGCCCGCGAAGGCGCCGACACGGCCGTCACCGTGGCCCCCTTCCACGGCTTCATATGGCGCGACGGCACCGCCGTCGAGGACCACGCCTACGGCGTCAATCACGACAAGGGTGTCCGGCAGATGCGGCAGGACCGCCCCGAGGACCTGCTGGAGACCGGCGCCGCGTACGCGATGAACGTCGCCGGCTTCCGTACCCACCGCCACCGCTTCTTCGGCGACACCGCGCTGGTCCGCACCGACCCCGCCCGGGTCCTGGAGATCGACGACCCGCACGACCTGGCCCGCGCCCGCGCCCTCGCGCCGCTCCTCGACCCGTCGCCGCTGCCGACCCGCGACGACATCGACGCCGTCGTCCTCGACTTCGACGGCACCCAGACCGACGACCGCGTCCTCATCGACGCCGACGGACGCGAGATTGTCGCCGTCCACCGCGGCGACGGCCTGGGCATCGCGGCCCTGCGCAAGTCCGGGCTCGACCTCCTCATCCTGTCCACCGAGCAGAACCCGGTCGTCGCCGCCCGCGCCAACAAGCTCAGGATCCCCGTCCTGCACGGCATCGACCGCAAGGACCTCGCGCTCAAGCAGTGGTGCGACGAGCAGGGCATCGCGCCCGAGCGGGTGCTCTACGTCGGCAACGACGTCAATGACCTGCCCTGCTTCGCCCTCGCCGGCTGGCCCGTCGCCGTCGCCAGCGCCCACGACTCGGTACGCGCCGCCGCGCGCGCCGTCACGACCACCCCCGGCGGCTTCGGCGCCATCCGCGAAATCGCGGCCTGGCTGCTCGGCCCCAGCCTCACAAACCACCGGTCCACCCCCACCAACAACACCACCAAGTAA